The DNA window GGCTCAAGAAGAGCTAAAACGCAACCGTGACGGCGTTGTCAAGAAATTTGAAACCGTCGAAAAGCTAAAAAAAATCAGAGCTACCCTTCAGGAAATGCTCGACTCACTCCATAAACTCCGATAACCCTACCGGTCAATCATGGCAACAAGACAATCATCAACAAAATCCAAAGGCAAAAAGAAGAAACAGAAGTCGTGGTTCTACAGGCACTCCCTCGGATTGCTGATTGCAGGGATAGCCATATTCGTGACAGGAATATCTGTGCTCGCATTTGTGTTTATACCATATTCCGGCTCAGATACAGACAACGAATGGATCTACATCCCAAAAGGAATTTCACAGGCTGCCGTGAAAGACTCCATGAAATCAAATCTCGGATCATCAATGGGAACAAGAGTCTATATTATATGGAAACTCATGGGCGGAAATTCCGAAAAATCACAAGGAGCATATAAAGTTTCTCCCGGGCAGAGTGCACTCAACATAAGCCGTCGCGTAGCTCTGGGACGGCAGACTCCTGTAGAGGTAAGATTTAACGGGACACGCACCATGAAGCAACTGTCAGAACGCATCGCAGCCCAGCTCCAGTGTAGCCCGAAGAATTTATCGAAGCTTGCGACGAAGTGCTCCCCGACAGCGGTTTCACACGGGCAACATATCCCGCGGCCTTTATTCCTGACAGCTACGAGTTTTATTGGAGTGCATCGCCGAGAAACATAGTCCGCCGGCTATTGGATTATCGTAACAGATTCTGGGACAAGAGCCGACGAAGCAAAGCTGCCAGACTCGGACTGACCCCGGCTGAAGTCGCAACCATAGCGTCAATCGTCGAAGAGGAAACTGCAAAAACCGATGAAAAGCCCAAAGTGGCACGCCTCTATTTAAACCGCCTACAGAAAGGCATCAAACTTCAGGCAGATCCAACCGTAAAATTCGCATCCGGAGACTTCTCGCTCCGTCGCATCACCGGCAAGCATCTTGCAATCGAATCGCCTTACAATACGTATAAAATATCAGGTCTCCCGCCGGGACCTATCCGTGTCCCGGCCTCATCGACTCTCGATGCCGTCCTAAATGCCCCAAATCACAATTATATATATATGTGTGCGAAGGAGGATTTTTCAGGATACCACAATTTTGCATCGGACTATGCTACACATCAGGCAAATGCCCGTCGCTATCAGGCAGAACTTAACCGACGCGGTATACGTTAGGACAATATAGAATCCATTCAAAAATTCAACTTAAGAATCCTCCTCATGAAATCAATCGCCTCTTTCCCGGACACAATATCAGCATCAATCGCACAGGGAATGCTCGAAGCCAACGGAATACGCTCTGTAATCGACAATCAGGCAATGGACTCGTTCTACCCGGCCCCATTGTCAGGATTGTCGGAAGTAAATCTTATGGTCAACGAAAGAGATGCCGGTCGTGCAATCGAGCTGCTTAAAGAATCCAATGACGGTGACTGCGGATAAACCGAGTATAGAAGTTCAGACTCGTTTCCGGATTCAAGCAGATTGAGCATCCTTACAGTAAAATTCGGAAACAGCCAGACTTAAAATCGGTAAAAATGACCACTTTTTCGAAAAAGTTTTCGTAACTTTGCAGAGACAATAGACCTGTCATCAACAATATTAAAAGGCAATTTAACATCCGCCTCCGAACGATAACGCCATCGGTATTATCTGTAACATTTCAACGCCACCTAAACCCTATCTATCAACCCACACAGTCCTTAGCTTCGAACGTATTCCCGATGAGTATGCCTCCCACCACACCTCCGGTATCAAGAACAGAGATGATCAGCGTTTTCCGCTCATTGTCAGACATACCTTCAGTCAGTTTCCCCTCACGGCTTGACAGCATGCTGCTCGCCGTCTGCAAACAAGGTGAGATCTCAGCAGTAATCGATGTAGCGCCAAGACGCATGGGGCCAAGCTCAATCATGGTGCTCAGACCGGGACACATCATCAGCCAATGCAGACAAAGTGACGATTTCGATGGATTTTTCATCGTAGCGCAAGAGGAAAAAATCAACGACATCCTGCCCTCACTTCACTATGTGATTCCATACAGCATTCATTACAATGCCAATCCGATTATCGAAATCACAGCTGAGGAGCTTGAGACACAGACGCTGATATATGCGATGCTACAACGGCAGATCAAATCGTCCGACAGACTTTTCAATAAAATGGCCCTAAGCTCGATGTGCGAAGTTCTTTTTTATAACACACTCGGCATATATGCCTCACGTGTAAACAACACCAGACATAATTCACGCCGCGAAGAACTTCTTTCGCAGTTCATTGATCTGATAGAGGCTAATTTCAAGACCGAGCGCGCGGTGAATTTCTATGCCGAAAAGCTTTTTGTAACACCCAAACATCTTTCTGCCGTACTTAAAGAAATCAGCGGAAAAACGGCCGGCGAATGGATTGACCATAGAGTCATACTCGAAGCAAAGCTCCTGCTACGTACAACCGGCATGAACATTCAGGAAATCAGCGTCGCACTGAATTTTTCAAACCAATCGTTTTTTGGGAAATATTTCAAGCATCTCACCGGACTGTCACCGCGTGAATACCGCAACCGCATATCCGAATCATAGAGACGAAAATTCATATAATCCCCATCATGTCACAACTCTCCATCCAAGCAATGTCAATCATTAAAATTATCTCGTCAACATTCATTATATCAGCACTATTGTTCGCTCCTCTCGCTGCGAAAGCATCAGAAAATGAAACCGAGTCGCTCTATTTCAAAAAAATTGACGAAGCAGACAAGGCTTGCGCAGAGGGACTCTGGCACGAAGCTGAAAACGCACTTGTAGAAGCTCTACGGGCAGAACCTGCAAATCCATCAAACGTACTTCTGATTTCAAACCTCGGTATAATACGTTTCAATATGGGACAAGACTCCCTTGCCATAGCGACTCTTAACGACGCACATTCAATGGCCCCGGCCTCAGTCACCATACTATCAAACAGGGCGAAAGTGCTTGCAGCCAATGGATATGACGAGGAAGCCTACCTTGACTACAGCCGAATCATCGAACTTGACTCCCTTGAAATATCGGCAAGACTGCCGCGATGTCTGTATGCACTCCGCCGCCATGACTTCCGCACCGCTAAGTCTGATATGGAATTTATGGAACAGAATTTTCCCGGGAAGATAGAAACCGAAATAGCGGGAGCAGCTGTCCGCAGCGGCACAGGAGATTTTGCCGGAGCAATTCCGTATTACAGCCGAATCCTGCTTGAAAGGAAAGACCCTGAATATTACAGCGGGCGCGCATACTGCTACCTGCTTACCGGCTCTCTCCAAGAAGCATCCGACGACATTAATTCGGCATTGGCCATCACACCGGCTGACGGTGAACTTTATCTATATCGTGCGGCGTTAAATAAGATGCGCTACCGTCCGGCTGATGCCGAGGCCGATGCACGAAAAGCCGTGGAGCTCGGTGTCGATAAAACACGCGCTACACAATTCTTAAGCAATCAGATTTCGGACACTATGCCCAAACGAAAATAGCAAATTTAGCTGAAGGGTGAAGAGTCTACTTAAAATTTACAGTCTATGACAGGAACAGTAATCAAAAATACAGGCAGCAACTATCTTGTACGCACCGACAACGGAACAAATATGAGCTGCAAGATAAAAGGAAACTTCCGGCTGAAAGGGATACGCACAACCAATCCGGTTGCCGTAGGAGACCGAGTGACCATTACCGGCGATAAGGACGAGACAAACTACATAACAGCCATTGAACCTCGCCGCAACTACATTATCCGCAAGGCTACAAATCTGTCAAAACAAGGTCACATTCTGGCCGCCAATATAGATCAAGTATGTCTTGTGGTCACACTTTTTCATCCAGTCACATCGACTACTTTTATCGACCGTTTTCTCGCAACAGCCGAGGCATATCGCGTCCCGGCCATATTAGTCATAAACAAAATAGACCTTATCGAAGATGATGCCGAGGCAATGGAATATCTGGATGCAATAAGCTATCTCTATGAATCAATCGGATATCCCGTAGTCAGACTGTCGGCAAAAACAGGAGAGGGAATAAATGTCCTGCGCTCTCAGCTCAATGGGAAAACAACCCTCTTCTCAGGCAATTCAGGAGTAGGGAAATCAACTCTTATCAACGACCTTATCCCGGGGCTGGAACTTGCGACATCCGAAATATCAGACACACACGACACAGGAATGCACACCACAACGTTCTCTGAGATGTTTGAAATCCCCGGCATGGACGATAAAAGCTACATCATCGACACTCCGGGAGTAAAAGGGTTCGGCACATTGGAGTTTGACAAGCATGAGGTGAGCCATTTTTTCCCTGAAATTTTCAAAATCGGCGCTGAATGCCGTTACGGCAACTGCACCCACACGCATGAACCGGGATGTGCTGTCCGCGAGGCACTCGAAAACCATCTTATCTCAGAATCCCGATACTCGTCGTATCTTTCAATCCTTGACGATTCAGAGGAGGACAAATATAGGAAAAAGTTCTGAATAAGGATTTTTAGCCTTCAGTCAATAGCGATGTTCCGGAAATAGCAGAAATCCGCGAGCTAAGTTCGGGAAGGAGGTCAAGCGGAAGCGAGATGTAAATCGAACAGGTATTGTCAAACTCCTGTGATATGATCTTTACGACCTCACGGCCTCCGGGGGAATTTTGAGCCTTAAGCAGTTTCATGACATCGTTCATGGCAAGATAAGGGAAAGTGAAACCCAATGTGGTCATATCCTTTCCCTCTATTATTTCTGCAGCTTCTATAGCCAGACGTGCAGCTTCACGATAAGCCGCTATCAGGCCGGATGTGCCAAGTTTTATACCTCCGAAATATCTCACCACTATTATAACAATGTTAGTGAGGCCGAATGAATTTATCTGTCCGAGTATAGGCTTCCCCGCCGTTCCCGACGGTTCGCCGTTGTCAGACGACAGATATTCTTTGCGGTCAGAACCTATCATATATGCCCAACAGACATGTCGCGCATCATGATATTCATTTGTATAAAGAGCCACATATTCCTTGGCTTCCTCTGCAGAAGTGACAGGAATGGCAAAAGAGATGAAGCGGCTCATCTTTTCACGAAAAGCCGCTTCACTCTGCGATGATATTGTCAGGTAATTAGCCAATTACTAATAAATACAATCAAGAAACGATAAGCATAGCGTCGCCATAAACGCCGAATTTATAACCCTCTTTGACAGCTTTCTTGTAGGCATCCATCACAAGGTCATAACCTCCGAAAGCCGCAACCATCATGAGCATTGTTGAATAAGGCAGATGGAAATTGGACACAAGGGCATCTGTCACTGAAAAATCATAGGGAGGGAAGATGAACTTATTAGTCCAGCCAGAATATGTCTTCATGTGGTCGCCCATGCTCACGGCACTTGCCACAGCACGTAAAACAGATGTGCCTACCGCACAGACACGATGGCCGCCGTCCTTAGTTGCATTCACGAGGTCAACAAGTTCCTCGCTCGCTTCCATCTCTTCCGAATCCATACGGTGTTTCGTAAGGTCCTCCACATCAATTTCGCGGTAGTTTCCGAGCCCGCTGTGAATCGTTATGAAGCCTAGGTTGACACCCTTAATCTCAAGACGCTTCAGAAGTTCACGGGAAAAATGAAGTCCGGCCCCGGGAACAATCACAGCGCCTTCTTTGCGGGCGAATATGGTCTGGAAACGCTCTGCATCCTCCTCGTCAGGTTCACGGTTTATATAGTAAGGAAGCGGAGTAGTGCCTAACTTATAAAGTTCTTTCTTGAATTCTTCATGAGGGCCATCGTAGAGGAAACGGAGAGTACGGCCGCGCGATGTAGTGTTGTCTATAACTTCCGCCACCATTGACTCGTCATCACCAAAATACAACTTATTTCCAATACGAATCTTGCGGGCAGGCTCTACGAGGACATCCCATAGCTTATTTTCAGCGCTCAACTCACGAAGCAGGAATACCTCGATGCGAGCTCCCGTCTTTTCCTTGTTACCATAGAGACGGGCAGGGAAAACCATAGTGTCATTGTAGAC is part of the Duncaniella dubosii genome and encodes:
- a CDS encoding putative signal transducing protein — its product is MKSIASFPDTISASIAQGMLEANGIRSVIDNQAMDSFYPAPLSGLSEVNLMVNERDAGRAIELLKESNDGDCG
- the queA gene encoding tRNA preQ1(34) S-adenosylmethionine ribosyltransferase-isomerase QueA, translated to MKLSQFKFRLPDELIAQRPAPERDQSRMMVVNRRTGEIEHKIFKDIIDYFDDGDLFVYNDTMVFPARLYGNKEKTGARIEVFLLRELSAENKLWDVLVEPARKIRIGNKLYFGDDESMVAEVIDNTTSRGRTLRFLYDGPHEEFKKELYKLGTTPLPYYINREPDEEDAERFQTIFARKEGAVIVPGAGLHFSRELLKRLEIKGVNLGFITIHSGLGNYREIDVEDLTKHRMDSEEMEASEELVDLVNATKDGGHRVCAVGTSVLRAVASAVSMGDHMKTYSGWTNKFIFPPYDFSVTDALVSNFHLPYSTMLMMVAAFGGYDLVMDAYKKAVKEGYKFGVYGDAMLIVS
- the rsgA gene encoding ribosome small subunit-dependent GTPase A is translated as MTGTVIKNTGSNYLVRTDNGTNMSCKIKGNFRLKGIRTTNPVAVGDRVTITGDKDETNYITAIEPRRNYIIRKATNLSKQGHILAANIDQVCLVVTLFHPVTSTTFIDRFLATAEAYRVPAILVINKIDLIEDDAEAMEYLDAISYLYESIGYPVVRLSAKTGEGINVLRSQLNGKTTLFSGNSGVGKSTLINDLIPGLELATSEISDTHDTGMHTTTFSEMFEIPGMDDKSYIIDTPGVKGFGTLEFDKHEVSHFFPEIFKIGAECRYGNCTHTHEPGCAVREALENHLISESRYSSYLSILDDSEEDKYRKKF
- the mltG gene encoding endolytic transglycosylase MltG, with the protein product MLPDSGFTRATYPAAFIPDSYEFYWSASPRNIVRRLLDYRNRFWDKSRRSKAARLGLTPAEVATIASIVEEETAKTDEKPKVARLYLNRLQKGIKLQADPTVKFASGDFSLRRITGKHLAIESPYNTYKISGLPPGPIRVPASSTLDAVLNAPNHNYIYMCAKEDFSGYHNFASDYATHQANARRYQAELNRRGIR
- a CDS encoding IMPACT family protein; translation: MSRFISFAIPVTSAEEAKEYVALYTNEYHDARHVCWAYMIGSDRKEYLSSDNGEPSGTAGKPILGQINSFGLTNIVIIVVRYFGGIKLGTSGLIAAYREAARLAIEAAEIIEGKDMTTLGFTFPYLAMNDVMKLLKAQNSPGGREVVKIISQEFDNTCSIYISLPLDLLPELSSRISAISGTSLLTEG
- a CDS encoding AraC family transcriptional regulator, with product MSMPPTTPPVSRTEMISVFRSLSDIPSVSFPSRLDSMLLAVCKQGEISAVIDVAPRRMGPSSIMVLRPGHIISQCRQSDDFDGFFIVAQEEKINDILPSLHYVIPYSIHYNANPIIEITAEELETQTLIYAMLQRQIKSSDRLFNKMALSSMCEVLFYNTLGIYASRVNNTRHNSRREELLSQFIDLIEANFKTERAVNFYAEKLFVTPKHLSAVLKEISGKTAGEWIDHRVILEAKLLLRTTGMNIQEISVALNFSNQSFFGKYFKHLTGLSPREYRNRISES
- a CDS encoding tetratricopeptide repeat protein, yielding MSIIKIISSTFIISALLFAPLAAKASENETESLYFKKIDEADKACAEGLWHEAENALVEALRAEPANPSNVLLISNLGIIRFNMGQDSLAIATLNDAHSMAPASVTILSNRAKVLAANGYDEEAYLDYSRIIELDSLEISARLPRCLYALRRHDFRTAKSDMEFMEQNFPGKIETEIAGAAVRSGTGDFAGAIPYYSRILLERKDPEYYSGRAYCYLLTGSLQEASDDINSALAITPADGELYLYRAALNKMRYRPADAEADARKAVELGVDKTRATQFLSNQISDTMPKRK